A genomic region of Mugil cephalus isolate CIBA_MC_2020 chromosome 5, CIBA_Mcephalus_1.1, whole genome shotgun sequence contains the following coding sequences:
- the afap1l1a gene encoding actin filament-associated protein 1-like 1 isoform X2 produces MDSITGAMDSNGTKSMEVLVSELGVLLKMLDQENLSSSTQEKKASVGNLLQQIQPSVSRPDYIYMNSSVYRNGTSFVESLFETFDCELGDLKDVTDDLKEDKNTETNTSKQSRADSPAPHSADSPPPLPTTPPPEDYYEEAVPLSPGKMPEYIITRVRASPPNSIEDGYEDAENHYPTTCINSHRKNSYNDSDALSSSYESYEEDEEDRSPGARLTHQWPSDESSMPPARDCRICAFLLRKKRFGQWAKQLTVIRENRLQCYKSSKDTCPYVDLLLPQCTVVYAPKDSKRKHHELRFTLPNGDTLVLAVQSKEQAHRWLKVVREVSGQSAGPEEPASPVIPRKQELDKRLSAERNTSDSDSVGVSAGDNCRENGKVKRGALAAGRKITRIISFSKKKPPRPGDTRANHSNPRQGHLSVLVNQVWREQWCCVCRGSLHFYHDKGDPRTALPSLPLLGCEVVPGLGPKHPFAFRILRNSTEVAALEASSSDELGRWLGVLLAETGSATDPESLHYDYVDVDTIANIRDAARHSFLWATSSSSTSTDSRTYDEVPNENMQSGENRRQQSGNQGKRRSSFSSSDSDRTKPLVSLKRTGSNANQYGRYGKTRAEEDAKRYLKEKEELEREKVGIRDALVTLRQEKRELKEELKTASDKRKPFLNKRISQLEETCRAKEAERVDLELRLTQVKENLKKSMAGGALGAPVEGKPPAKACSKKIQNIYSETLPVNCAAEMRKRPPSVYAPSIGTVMQKAKEWESKKGT; encoded by the exons CGATGGAGGTGTTGGTGAGCGAGCTGGGCGTGCTGCTAAAGATGCTGGACCAGGAGAACCTGAGCTCGTCCACTCAGGAGAAGAAGGCCTCCGTGGGGAACCTGCTGCAGCAGATACAGCCATCAG TATCAAGACCAGACTACATCTACATGAACTCATCAGTGTACAGAAATGGCACCAGCTTTGTGGAGTCTCTCTTTGAGACATTTG ATTGTGAGCTCGGAGACCTAAAGGACGTTACAGACGATCTGAAAGAAGACAAGAACACAGAAACCAACACTTCAAAACAG AGCCGTGCAGACTCCCCAGCCCCACACTCGGCCGACTCTCCTCCCCCACTGCCCACAACGCCTCCTCCTGAGGACTACTACGAGGAGGCTGTGCCCCTCAGCCCTGGAAAGATGCCTGAGTACATAATTACACGAG tCAGAGCCAGCCCTCCCAACTCCATAGAAGATGGTTATGAAGATGCCGAAAATCACTATCCCACTACCTGCATAAACTCACATCGCAAAAACTCCT ACAATGATTCCGACGCCCTGAGCAGTTCCTATGAATCGtacgaggaggatgaggaagacaGGAGCCCCGGGGCGAGGCTCACTCATCAGTGGCCCTCAGATGAGAGCTCCATGCCTCCTGCCAGAGATTGTCGCATCTGTGCGTTCCTGCTGCGTAAGAAACGCTTCGGCCAGTGGGCCAAACAGCTCACCGTCATACGGGAGAACAGACTGCAG TGCTATAAGAGTTCTAAGGACACATGCCCCTATGTGGACCTTCTGCTGCCCCAGTGCACTGTGGTCTACGCTCCCAAAGATAGCAAGAGAAAGCACCACGAGCTTCGCTTCACCTTACCCAACGGAGACACACTGGTGCTAGCAGTGCAAAGCAAGGAGCAGGCTCACAGATGGCTTAAG GTTGTCAGAGAGGTGAGCGGTCAGAGCGCTGGGCCCGAGGAACCTGCATCTCCCGTCATTCCGAGAAAACAGGAACTTGACAAG AGGTTATCTGCAGAGCGGAACACATCAGATTCAGACAGTGTGGGTGTGTCTGCTGGAGATAACTGCAGAGAGAATG GTAAGGTGAAGCGGGGCGCTTTGGCTGCAGGCCGCAAGATCACACGCATCATCAGCTTCTCCAAGAAGAAACCCCCTCGGCCAGGTGATACCCGGGCGAACCACAGCAACCCCCGACAAG GCCACCTGTCAGTCCTGGTGAACCAGGTGTGGCGGGAACAGTGGTGTTGTGTGTGCCGAGGCTCCCTGCACTTCTACCATGACAAAGGAGACCCTCGGACCgccctcccttcccttcccctcctcgGCTGTGAGGTGGTTCCGGGGCTTGGACCCAAACACCCCTTCGCCTTCCGCATCCTACGGAACAGCACGGAGGTGGCTGCTTTAGAG GCGAGCAGCTCTGACGAACTTGGACGATGGCTCGGTGTCCTCTTGGCAGAAACAGGCTCGGCAACAGACCCAGAGTCTCTGCATTACGACTACGTGGACGTGGACACCATCGCCAACATTCGCGACGCTGCGCGGCATTCCTTCCT GTGGGCCACCTCATCCAGCAGCACCTCCACGGATTCCCGAACATACGATGAGGTCCCTAATGAGAACATGCAG TCAGGGGAGAACCGCAGGCAGCAGTCTGGGAACCAAGGGAAGCGACGCTCAAGTTTCTCAAGCAGCGACTCTGACAGAACCAAGCCGCTGGTCTCTCTAAAGCGAACGGGCTCAA ATGCCAACCAGTACGGAAGGTATGGGAAAACGCGAGCAGAGGAAGATGCCAAGCGTTACctcaaagaaaaagaggagctggagagagaaaaggttGGAATAAGAGATGCACTAGTGACCCTGCgacaggagaagagagagctgAAGGAAGAGCTGAAGACTGCCTCTG ATAAGAGGAAGCCCTTCCTGAACAAGCGTATCTCCCAGCTAGAGGAAACCTGTCGAGCTAAAGAGGCAGAAAGGGTGGACCTGGAGCTGCGACTGACTCAGGTCAAAGAAAACCTCAAGAAGAGCATGGCAGGTGGAGCGCTGGGAGCCCCGGTGGAGGGTAAACCTCCTGCTAAG GCATGCAGCAAAAAGATCCAGAATATCTACAGCGAGACTCTACCAGTAAACTGTGCCGCAGAGATGCGTAAGAGACCACCATCTGTTTACGCGCCTTCTATCGGAACTGTCATGCAGAAAGCGAAG GAATGGGAGTCAAAGAAAGGAACCTAA
- the afap1l1a gene encoding actin filament-associated protein 1-like 1 isoform X3 yields MVGLSSTAVEAMEVLVSELGVLLKMLDQENLSSSTQEKKASVGNLLQQIQPSVSRPDYIYMNSSVYRNGTSFVESLFETFDCELGDLKDVTDDLKEDKNTETNTSKQQSRADSPAPHSADSPPPLPTTPPPEDYYEEAVPLSPGKMPEYIITRVRASPPNSIEDGYEDAENHYPTTCINSHRKNSYNDSDALSSSYESYEEDEEDRSPGARLTHQWPSDESSMPPARDCRICAFLLRKKRFGQWAKQLTVIRENRLQCYKSSKDTCPYVDLLLPQCTVVYAPKDSKRKHHELRFTLPNGDTLVLAVQSKEQAHRWLKVVREVSGQSAGPEEPASPVIPRKQELDKRLSAERNTSDSDSVGVSAGDNCRENGKVKRGALAAGRKITRIISFSKKKPPRPGDTRANHSNPRQGHLSVLVNQVWREQWCCVCRGSLHFYHDKGDPRTALPSLPLLGCEVVPGLGPKHPFAFRILRNSTEVAALEASSSDELGRWLGVLLAETGSATDPESLHYDYVDVDTIANIRDAARHSFLWATSSSSTSTDSRTYDEVPNENMQSGENRRQQSGNQGKRRSSFSSSDSDRTKPLVSLKRTGSNANQYGRYGKTRAEEDAKRYLKEKEELEREKVGIRDALVTLRQEKRELKEELKTASDKRKPFLNKRISQLEETCRAKEAERVDLELRLTQVKENLKKSMAGGALGAPVEGKPPAKACSKKIQNIYSETLPVNCAAEMRKRPPSVYAPSIGTVMQKAKEWESKKGT; encoded by the exons CGATGGAGGTGTTGGTGAGCGAGCTGGGCGTGCTGCTAAAGATGCTGGACCAGGAGAACCTGAGCTCGTCCACTCAGGAGAAGAAGGCCTCCGTGGGGAACCTGCTGCAGCAGATACAGCCATCAG TATCAAGACCAGACTACATCTACATGAACTCATCAGTGTACAGAAATGGCACCAGCTTTGTGGAGTCTCTCTTTGAGACATTTG ATTGTGAGCTCGGAGACCTAAAGGACGTTACAGACGATCTGAAAGAAGACAAGAACACAGAAACCAACACTTCAAAACAG CAGAGCCGTGCAGACTCCCCAGCCCCACACTCGGCCGACTCTCCTCCCCCACTGCCCACAACGCCTCCTCCTGAGGACTACTACGAGGAGGCTGTGCCCCTCAGCCCTGGAAAGATGCCTGAGTACATAATTACACGAG tCAGAGCCAGCCCTCCCAACTCCATAGAAGATGGTTATGAAGATGCCGAAAATCACTATCCCACTACCTGCATAAACTCACATCGCAAAAACTCCT ACAATGATTCCGACGCCCTGAGCAGTTCCTATGAATCGtacgaggaggatgaggaagacaGGAGCCCCGGGGCGAGGCTCACTCATCAGTGGCCCTCAGATGAGAGCTCCATGCCTCCTGCCAGAGATTGTCGCATCTGTGCGTTCCTGCTGCGTAAGAAACGCTTCGGCCAGTGGGCCAAACAGCTCACCGTCATACGGGAGAACAGACTGCAG TGCTATAAGAGTTCTAAGGACACATGCCCCTATGTGGACCTTCTGCTGCCCCAGTGCACTGTGGTCTACGCTCCCAAAGATAGCAAGAGAAAGCACCACGAGCTTCGCTTCACCTTACCCAACGGAGACACACTGGTGCTAGCAGTGCAAAGCAAGGAGCAGGCTCACAGATGGCTTAAG GTTGTCAGAGAGGTGAGCGGTCAGAGCGCTGGGCCCGAGGAACCTGCATCTCCCGTCATTCCGAGAAAACAGGAACTTGACAAG AGGTTATCTGCAGAGCGGAACACATCAGATTCAGACAGTGTGGGTGTGTCTGCTGGAGATAACTGCAGAGAGAATG GTAAGGTGAAGCGGGGCGCTTTGGCTGCAGGCCGCAAGATCACACGCATCATCAGCTTCTCCAAGAAGAAACCCCCTCGGCCAGGTGATACCCGGGCGAACCACAGCAACCCCCGACAAG GCCACCTGTCAGTCCTGGTGAACCAGGTGTGGCGGGAACAGTGGTGTTGTGTGTGCCGAGGCTCCCTGCACTTCTACCATGACAAAGGAGACCCTCGGACCgccctcccttcccttcccctcctcgGCTGTGAGGTGGTTCCGGGGCTTGGACCCAAACACCCCTTCGCCTTCCGCATCCTACGGAACAGCACGGAGGTGGCTGCTTTAGAG GCGAGCAGCTCTGACGAACTTGGACGATGGCTCGGTGTCCTCTTGGCAGAAACAGGCTCGGCAACAGACCCAGAGTCTCTGCATTACGACTACGTGGACGTGGACACCATCGCCAACATTCGCGACGCTGCGCGGCATTCCTTCCT GTGGGCCACCTCATCCAGCAGCACCTCCACGGATTCCCGAACATACGATGAGGTCCCTAATGAGAACATGCAG TCAGGGGAGAACCGCAGGCAGCAGTCTGGGAACCAAGGGAAGCGACGCTCAAGTTTCTCAAGCAGCGACTCTGACAGAACCAAGCCGCTGGTCTCTCTAAAGCGAACGGGCTCAA ATGCCAACCAGTACGGAAGGTATGGGAAAACGCGAGCAGAGGAAGATGCCAAGCGTTACctcaaagaaaaagaggagctggagagagaaaaggttGGAATAAGAGATGCACTAGTGACCCTGCgacaggagaagagagagctgAAGGAAGAGCTGAAGACTGCCTCTG ATAAGAGGAAGCCCTTCCTGAACAAGCGTATCTCCCAGCTAGAGGAAACCTGTCGAGCTAAAGAGGCAGAAAGGGTGGACCTGGAGCTGCGACTGACTCAGGTCAAAGAAAACCTCAAGAAGAGCATGGCAGGTGGAGCGCTGGGAGCCCCGGTGGAGGGTAAACCTCCTGCTAAG GCATGCAGCAAAAAGATCCAGAATATCTACAGCGAGACTCTACCAGTAAACTGTGCCGCAGAGATGCGTAAGAGACCACCATCTGTTTACGCGCCTTCTATCGGAACTGTCATGCAGAAAGCGAAG GAATGGGAGTCAAAGAAAGGAACCTAA
- the afap1l1a gene encoding actin filament-associated protein 1-like 1 isoform X1 yields the protein MDSITGAMDSNGTKSMEVLVSELGVLLKMLDQENLSSSTQEKKASVGNLLQQIQPSVSRPDYIYMNSSVYRNGTSFVESLFETFDCELGDLKDVTDDLKEDKNTETNTSKQQSRADSPAPHSADSPPPLPTTPPPEDYYEEAVPLSPGKMPEYIITRVRASPPNSIEDGYEDAENHYPTTCINSHRKNSYNDSDALSSSYESYEEDEEDRSPGARLTHQWPSDESSMPPARDCRICAFLLRKKRFGQWAKQLTVIRENRLQCYKSSKDTCPYVDLLLPQCTVVYAPKDSKRKHHELRFTLPNGDTLVLAVQSKEQAHRWLKVVREVSGQSAGPEEPASPVIPRKQELDKRLSAERNTSDSDSVGVSAGDNCRENGKVKRGALAAGRKITRIISFSKKKPPRPGDTRANHSNPRQGHLSVLVNQVWREQWCCVCRGSLHFYHDKGDPRTALPSLPLLGCEVVPGLGPKHPFAFRILRNSTEVAALEASSSDELGRWLGVLLAETGSATDPESLHYDYVDVDTIANIRDAARHSFLWATSSSSTSTDSRTYDEVPNENMQSGENRRQQSGNQGKRRSSFSSSDSDRTKPLVSLKRTGSNANQYGRYGKTRAEEDAKRYLKEKEELEREKVGIRDALVTLRQEKRELKEELKTASDKRKPFLNKRISQLEETCRAKEAERVDLELRLTQVKENLKKSMAGGALGAPVEGKPPAKACSKKIQNIYSETLPVNCAAEMRKRPPSVYAPSIGTVMQKAKEWESKKGT from the exons CGATGGAGGTGTTGGTGAGCGAGCTGGGCGTGCTGCTAAAGATGCTGGACCAGGAGAACCTGAGCTCGTCCACTCAGGAGAAGAAGGCCTCCGTGGGGAACCTGCTGCAGCAGATACAGCCATCAG TATCAAGACCAGACTACATCTACATGAACTCATCAGTGTACAGAAATGGCACCAGCTTTGTGGAGTCTCTCTTTGAGACATTTG ATTGTGAGCTCGGAGACCTAAAGGACGTTACAGACGATCTGAAAGAAGACAAGAACACAGAAACCAACACTTCAAAACAG CAGAGCCGTGCAGACTCCCCAGCCCCACACTCGGCCGACTCTCCTCCCCCACTGCCCACAACGCCTCCTCCTGAGGACTACTACGAGGAGGCTGTGCCCCTCAGCCCTGGAAAGATGCCTGAGTACATAATTACACGAG tCAGAGCCAGCCCTCCCAACTCCATAGAAGATGGTTATGAAGATGCCGAAAATCACTATCCCACTACCTGCATAAACTCACATCGCAAAAACTCCT ACAATGATTCCGACGCCCTGAGCAGTTCCTATGAATCGtacgaggaggatgaggaagacaGGAGCCCCGGGGCGAGGCTCACTCATCAGTGGCCCTCAGATGAGAGCTCCATGCCTCCTGCCAGAGATTGTCGCATCTGTGCGTTCCTGCTGCGTAAGAAACGCTTCGGCCAGTGGGCCAAACAGCTCACCGTCATACGGGAGAACAGACTGCAG TGCTATAAGAGTTCTAAGGACACATGCCCCTATGTGGACCTTCTGCTGCCCCAGTGCACTGTGGTCTACGCTCCCAAAGATAGCAAGAGAAAGCACCACGAGCTTCGCTTCACCTTACCCAACGGAGACACACTGGTGCTAGCAGTGCAAAGCAAGGAGCAGGCTCACAGATGGCTTAAG GTTGTCAGAGAGGTGAGCGGTCAGAGCGCTGGGCCCGAGGAACCTGCATCTCCCGTCATTCCGAGAAAACAGGAACTTGACAAG AGGTTATCTGCAGAGCGGAACACATCAGATTCAGACAGTGTGGGTGTGTCTGCTGGAGATAACTGCAGAGAGAATG GTAAGGTGAAGCGGGGCGCTTTGGCTGCAGGCCGCAAGATCACACGCATCATCAGCTTCTCCAAGAAGAAACCCCCTCGGCCAGGTGATACCCGGGCGAACCACAGCAACCCCCGACAAG GCCACCTGTCAGTCCTGGTGAACCAGGTGTGGCGGGAACAGTGGTGTTGTGTGTGCCGAGGCTCCCTGCACTTCTACCATGACAAAGGAGACCCTCGGACCgccctcccttcccttcccctcctcgGCTGTGAGGTGGTTCCGGGGCTTGGACCCAAACACCCCTTCGCCTTCCGCATCCTACGGAACAGCACGGAGGTGGCTGCTTTAGAG GCGAGCAGCTCTGACGAACTTGGACGATGGCTCGGTGTCCTCTTGGCAGAAACAGGCTCGGCAACAGACCCAGAGTCTCTGCATTACGACTACGTGGACGTGGACACCATCGCCAACATTCGCGACGCTGCGCGGCATTCCTTCCT GTGGGCCACCTCATCCAGCAGCACCTCCACGGATTCCCGAACATACGATGAGGTCCCTAATGAGAACATGCAG TCAGGGGAGAACCGCAGGCAGCAGTCTGGGAACCAAGGGAAGCGACGCTCAAGTTTCTCAAGCAGCGACTCTGACAGAACCAAGCCGCTGGTCTCTCTAAAGCGAACGGGCTCAA ATGCCAACCAGTACGGAAGGTATGGGAAAACGCGAGCAGAGGAAGATGCCAAGCGTTACctcaaagaaaaagaggagctggagagagaaaaggttGGAATAAGAGATGCACTAGTGACCCTGCgacaggagaagagagagctgAAGGAAGAGCTGAAGACTGCCTCTG ATAAGAGGAAGCCCTTCCTGAACAAGCGTATCTCCCAGCTAGAGGAAACCTGTCGAGCTAAAGAGGCAGAAAGGGTGGACCTGGAGCTGCGACTGACTCAGGTCAAAGAAAACCTCAAGAAGAGCATGGCAGGTGGAGCGCTGGGAGCCCCGGTGGAGGGTAAACCTCCTGCTAAG GCATGCAGCAAAAAGATCCAGAATATCTACAGCGAGACTCTACCAGTAAACTGTGCCGCAGAGATGCGTAAGAGACCACCATCTGTTTACGCGCCTTCTATCGGAACTGTCATGCAGAAAGCGAAG GAATGGGAGTCAAAGAAAGGAACCTAA